A region of the Vibrio rumoiensis genome:
AAAGGTCATGATTAACTCTGTACTTCATAAAACAAGTCATCTTTATTGGGTCTGGCAGCCACTCGCTCAATGACTTGTCCCATCAAGTCGTTTTCTTGCACCTCATCGGGTTTTTGCTGCACTTCCAAACGATTAATGCCTAGTTTTTTAAACAGTTGCAGATCCGTATCTTCTTCAGGGTTTGGGGTGGTTAGTAACTTACAGCCGTAAAAAATAGAGTTCGCCCCTGCCATGAAACACAACGCCTGCATTTGCTCATTCATATTTTCACGTCCTGCGGATAGGCGTACCGCCGAATGTGGCATCATAATGCGAGCGATAGCGATTAAACGGATAAAATCAAACGGCTCGACATCATCAACATTTTCCATCGGTGTTCCTTTCACTTTCACCAGCATATTGATTGGAACACTTTCTGGATGAGTAGGAAGATTCGCTAATTCAACCAACAACCCAGCCCTATCACTCAGGCTTTCCCCCATGCCAATAATGCCGCCAGAACAGATTTTCATACCAGAGTCCCTAACATGCGACAACGTATCTAAACGGTCTTGGTAAGTTCGAGTGGTGATGATGTTTCCATAAAACTCTGGCGAGGTATCAAGATTGTGATTGTAATAATCAAGACCTGCTGTAGATAAGTCTTTTGCTTGTTCCGCGGTGAGCATACCTAACGTCATACAGGTCTCTAAACCCATCTGCTTCACGCCTTTAATCATTTCCAGCAAATAAGGCATATCACGTGCTTTTGGATTCTTCCATGCCGCTCCCATACAAAACCGAGTTGAACCTGAATTTTTGGCTTTTTCAGCCGCGTCTAAAACACGCTCCACTTCCATTAAACGTTCTTTCTCTACGTCAGTTCGATAATGGGCACTTTGAGGGCAATACTTACAGTCTTCTGGACAAGCACCCGTTTTAATTGACAACAAAGTGCTCACTTGCACATGGTTCACTTGTTGACATTGGCGATGAATAACTTGTGCCTCAAATAATAAATCCATAAAGGGTTTATCTAATAATTCATGTACTTGCTGTACCGTCCAGTTATGCCTTAACTCCACAATTTATCCTTAATTTGAAAACCATTCTTGTTCTGATTGATGTATTTCAACACTACTGATTGAGTTCTTATTGGTTAATAAAAGCTTGGCTAGTCTAATCACGCGATATAACATGTCAACCAAAATTAATATTAAAGGTTTACAATGAGCGCATTTAACAACAAGGAAACAATAAACGACCAAGAACTGGAGTTTGATCGTAACCACATATGGCACCCTTATACGTCGACCGTCACTCCTCTTAAGTGCTATCCCGTAGATAAAGCCGATGGTGTCCATATCAAATTAAGTACAGGCGAAACCTTAATTGATGGCATGTCTTCATGGTGGTCGGCTATCCACGGTTATAATCATCCGGTGTTAAACCAAGCCGCCCATCAACAAATTGATACCATGTCACATGTTATGTTTGGTGGTCTCACTCACCGCCCTGCGATTACACTGTGCCAACATCTTCTAGATATGACGCCTGCAAATCTAGAGCAAGTATTTCTAGCGGACTCAGGCTCTGTCTCAGTTGAAGTGGCGCTAAAAATGGCATTACAGTATTGGCATACCAAACAAGGTTCATCGCTTGAAGGCACTAAACGAGCGAAATTTTTGACCCTATCAGATGGTTATCATGGCGATACATTTGCGGCTATGTCAGTCACCGACCCTGATAACTCGATGCATAAGATGTATAAAGGATTTTTACCTGAGCATATTTTTGCTCAATCACCAAGTTGCTATCAAATAAAGCAAGGTCAATGGCCACCATTTGATCCTGAACATATCTCTGATTTTTCTCAAAAGATCGCAATGCATCATCAAGAGATCGCTGCAGTGATTTTAGAGCCGATAGTTCAAGGCGCAGGGGGCATGCGCATTTACCATCCTGAATTTCTCATCCAAGTTCGCAAGTTGTGCGATCAATATGGTTTACTCTTAATTTTGGATGAAATTGCCACGGGCTTTGGTAGGACAGGAAAACTTTTTGCCTTTGAACATGCAGGCATAGAACCAGATATTTTATGTTTAGGTAAAGCCTTGACCGGTGGTTATATGACGCTATCCGCGACTCTAACCACTAAAAAAATAGCAGATACCGTCTGTAATGGTGAGGCAGGGTGTTTCATGCACGGCCCCACTTTTATGGGAAATCCTTTAGCTTGCGCCGTTGCAAGCGCAAGCTTAGATTTAATAAAGCAAGATGATTGGCAACACCAAGTTGCAACTATCGAATCCATCTTTGAACAAGAGTTACCAAAACTAGAAACCCACCCGCGAGTTAAGCATGCTCGATGGCTCGGCGCTATTGGTGTGATTGAAACGCATCAGCTCGTTAACATGAGCGAGATTCAAGCATTATTTGTCGCAAATGGTGTGTGGATAAGACCCTTTGGCCGTCTCATTTATATGATGCCACCTTTTATTGCAACGCCTGAGCACATCCATGAGCTAATTGGTGCCGTCGCAATAGCGCTCAATAGTGATCACTGTTTTCAAGCTGAGCCACTTTAAACATCAATACTAAAAATACGAAGATCAAGCCGATAACAAATGAAAACTGCAGGTAAAATGCGACTTTGCTTATTCTTTAACAACAAGAGTTTGTGTTAACATTGGCGCCAGTATTTTGCTCAATGGACATTAAGGTTTATTTCATATGTTTAAATGGTTACTTGTTGCTTTATTTTCTTGCTCTTTTTCTGTAATGGCAGCAAACGAAGCGCAACCAGTCAGTAAAGTGACACCACAAGAAATTAACATTGAGACCCACACTAAAAACGGTGACTTGATCTTAGGTGAGAAAGAATGGATCTATATCAAGCCTCTTAATCGCAATGTCTTAGCGCGTGTCGATACGGGCGCAACGTCATCATCAATCAGTGCAATTGATATCAAAACCTACAAAAAAGATGGCAAAAGCTTTGTTGATTTCAAACTTGCTCATAAAAATTGGCAAAGTAAAACCATGACTTATCCGGTAACTCGCTGGGTTGAAGTTGTGCAGTCAACAACAGAAGAACCATCAGCATCACGCCCTGTTATTCAACTCGAAGTTCAGGTTGGCGATCATAAGGCCAAAACCGACTTTACTTTAGCGGACCGTACCCATCTTCAATACCCAGTGTTACTTGGTCGTACTTTTATCGATAATGTTGCAGTGGTCGATGTTTCACATAAATACATTCAACCTCGAGTAAAAGTAGAAAAACCAGCCACGAATACACCGGATAAATCGGCTGAAGAAGAAAAATAAATCTACAAAAAGTCTATAAACCTTAAACGAAAAAACCGAAGCCTTTTAAGCTTCGGTTTTCTATTTTTCTCGTTTCTAAAGTAAAGCAATCAATAGAATATATTCATCGCTTTACTGCCACTAATTAACCACCAATATGAGTCAAACCATTCATATATGGACGCAATACTTGAGGCACTTCTATTCGGCCATCTGCTTGTTGATTGTTTTCAAGAATAGCGACCATAGTACGGCCTACCGCTAAACCTGAACCATTCAACGTATGAAGCAATTCTGGTTTCTTCTCACCTTTACGGCGGAAACGTGCTTGCATACGACGAGCTTGGAAATCACCACAATTAGAGCATGAAGAAATTTCACGGTAAGTTTCTTGTGCTGGAACCCATACTTCTAAATCGTACGTTTTAATGGCGCCAAAGCCCATATCGCCTGTACACAACACGACTTTACGATAAGGCAATTCTAATAGCTGCAATACTTTCTCAGCGTGACCAGTCAGCTCTTCAAGTGCTGCCATTGAATCTTCTGGTTTCACAATTTGCACAAGCTCAACTTTATCAAACTGATGCATACGGATAAGGCCACGAGTGTCACGACCATAAGAACCCGCTTCTGAACGGAAACATGGCGTGTGAGCAGTCATTTTTACAGGAAGGTCAGCCTCATCTGTAATGGTGTCACGCATTAGATTCGTCACCGGTACTTCTGCCGTTGGGATCAATGATAATGTTTTTAGTGGCTCATCACTCACTTGCTCGGTTAGCGGGCGAGTGTGGAATAGGTCTTCACCAAACTTTGGTAACTGGCCAGTACCAAATAAGCTGTCTGAGTTCACTAGGTAAGGAACATACATTTCAGTATATCCGTGTTGTTCCGTATGCAAATCCAGCATAAATTGCGCGATAGCACGATGCAGACGAGCAAATTGGCCTTTCATGACAATAAAACGAGAACCCGTCACTTTTACTGCGCTAGCAAAATCTAAACCATCGCCCATTTCACCCAAATCAACGTGATCTTTTAATTCAAACTCATACGCTTTTGGTTCACCCCAACGAGCAACTTCAACGTTATCATTTTCATCTTTACCATTAGGTACAGAATCATCTGGTAGGTTAGGAACCGATTGAGTGATTTCATCCAATTGGGTTTGCAGCTCAGCTAGCGCCGTTTTTGCTGCATCAAGATCAGCACCAAGGTTGCCGACTTCCGCCATAATACGAGCAGCTTCATCGTGATCACCTTTTGCTTTGGCTTGACCTATCGATTTCGAACGGGAGTTACGCAATGCCTGCAGCTCTTCAGTCTTAATTTGTAAAGACTTACGTTGTTCTTCTAGGCTACGGATGGTGTCTACATCCAACGTGAAGCCACGGCGGGCTAGTTTGGCAGCTGTATTATCCAGCTCAGTTCGAAATAGTTTAGAATCAAGCATTGCTAATCCTGTTGGTCTAAGAGTGATTAAAGCAGCCTATCGCTACTTTTAAGGAAATATATTTTGATGCCTACAATAAGGCAAATGTCATATACCCAAGTAACTTCAAGATGCGAGTTTCAGCAAGAATAAAGCAAGCTTTAGGCAAGACAAATTGAATATGATCATAGTCATTCTACCTCTGTTCAATTTAACGCAGCATAAAGCTTGTTTTAACTTGCCCTTTGAGAGCTTCATCTAAACCTTTATGCCGTGTCAGACTGGTTCGAAAGGTGCTTACATTCCTTCGCCAATCTTCCTTGCCTAAAGGTTTGGATGATAGCTCTGAATCCTGCATCTTGAAGTCATTTGGGTATAATAAAAAGATACCCAAAAAGCACTACTTTTGATAGCGCTTTTGTGGGCTTTTTGCATCTAATTCAGCCAAATACTCTAACTTATCGTTAATTTTACCTTCTAAGCCTCGGTTAGTCGGAAAATAATAGCGAGTATTGGCCATCTCTTCAGGGAAATAATTCTCACCCGCAGCATACGCACCAGGCTCATCATGGGCATAACGATACTCTTGCCCGTACCCCATGTCTTTCATCAAACTTGTCGGTGCATTACGTAAATGTAAAGGCACATCAAATTCTGGTTGATTATGAGCGTCCGTTAAAGCTTGTTTCCAAGCCGTATAAACAGCATTACTTTTCGGAGCGCAAGCTAAGTAGACAATCGCTTGAGCAATCGCTCTTTCGCCTTCTGCTGGCCCAATTCTAGTAAAACAGTCCCAAGCCGAAATGGCGACTTGCATGGCTCGAGGATCCGCATTACCGATATCTTCAGACGCAATCGCGAGTAAACGCCTAACAATATATAAGGGATCGCAGCCCGCTGTCATCATACGTGCCGCCCAATAAAGTGCCGCATCAGGATTTGAGCCTCGAATCGATTTGTGTACCGCAGAGATTAAGTCATACCACATATCACCTTTATTATCGAAACGAGCAACTTTCTCACCTGCCACTTCCGCTAATAAAGCTAAAGTAATCACTTTTTGGTTTTGTGCGTTTTCATCAGCTAAATCGTACAATAACTCAAGATAATTGAGAGACATGCGAGCATCGCCATTCACAAGGTCAACTAAACGCTCAAGCACTTCCTCTTCAAATGTTGCTGCAACTTTACCTAACCCACGCTCTGGATCTTCGATGGCTTGTTTGAGCACTGCCATAATATCGGCATGATCGAGAGAGGTAAGCTTATACACGCGAGCACGAGATAACAGTGCATTATTTAATTCAAAAGAGGGGTTCTCAGTTGTCGCCCCGATAAAGGTGACCGTACCATCTTCAATATGCGGAAGAAATGCATCTTGTTGGCTTTTATTAAATCGGTGTACCTCATCAACAAACAATACGGTTTTACGCCCCGACAGTTTATGCTCACGGGCTTTCTCAATTGCGAGTCGAATATCCTTAACGCCTGAGGTAACGGCTGAAATACGCTCAACTTCTGCATTCGCATAGTTAGCGGCCACTTCAGCGAGCGTGGTTTTGCCCGTTCCGGGTGGTCCCCACAATATCATCGAATGAAGATGACCTGCTTCTAGTGCTCGGCGTAATGGTTTATTTGGCCCGAGAATATGCTGCTGACCACAAT
Encoded here:
- the bioB gene encoding biotin synthase BioB codes for the protein MELRHNWTVQQVHELLDKPFMDLLFEAQVIHRQCQQVNHVQVSTLLSIKTGACPEDCKYCPQSAHYRTDVEKERLMEVERVLDAAEKAKNSGSTRFCMGAAWKNPKARDMPYLLEMIKGVKQMGLETCMTLGMLTAEQAKDLSTAGLDYYNHNLDTSPEFYGNIITTRTYQDRLDTLSHVRDSGMKICSGGIIGMGESLSDRAGLLVELANLPTHPESVPINMLVKVKGTPMENVDDVEPFDFIRLIAIARIMMPHSAVRLSAGRENMNEQMQALCFMAGANSIFYGCKLLTTPNPEEDTDLQLFKKLGINRLEVQQKPDEVQENDLMGQVIERVAARPNKDDLFYEVQS
- the bioA gene encoding adenosylmethionine--8-amino-7-oxononanoate transaminase; the protein is MSAFNNKETINDQELEFDRNHIWHPYTSTVTPLKCYPVDKADGVHIKLSTGETLIDGMSSWWSAIHGYNHPVLNQAAHQQIDTMSHVMFGGLTHRPAITLCQHLLDMTPANLEQVFLADSGSVSVEVALKMALQYWHTKQGSSLEGTKRAKFLTLSDGYHGDTFAAMSVTDPDNSMHKMYKGFLPEHIFAQSPSCYQIKQGQWPPFDPEHISDFSQKIAMHHQEIAAVILEPIVQGAGGMRIYHPEFLIQVRKLCDQYGLLLILDEIATGFGRTGKLFAFEHAGIEPDILCLGKALTGGYMTLSATLTTKKIADTVCNGEAGCFMHGPTFMGNPLACAVASASLDLIKQDDWQHQVATIESIFEQELPKLETHPRVKHARWLGAIGVIETHQLVNMSEIQALFVANGVWIRPFGRLIYMMPPFIATPEHIHELIGAVAIALNSDHCFQAEPL
- a CDS encoding ATP-dependent zinc protease family protein — its product is MFKWLLVALFSCSFSVMAANEAQPVSKVTPQEINIETHTKNGDLILGEKEWIYIKPLNRNVLARVDTGATSSSISAIDIKTYKKDGKSFVDFKLAHKNWQSKTMTYPVTRWVEVVQSTTEEPSASRPVIQLEVQVGDHKAKTDFTLADRTHLQYPVLLGRTFIDNVAVVDVSHKYIQPRVKVEKPATNTPDKSAEEEK
- the serS gene encoding serine--tRNA ligase, with translation MLDSKLFRTELDNTAAKLARRGFTLDVDTIRSLEEQRKSLQIKTEELQALRNSRSKSIGQAKAKGDHDEAARIMAEVGNLGADLDAAKTALAELQTQLDEITQSVPNLPDDSVPNGKDENDNVEVARWGEPKAYEFELKDHVDLGEMGDGLDFASAVKVTGSRFIVMKGQFARLHRAIAQFMLDLHTEQHGYTEMYVPYLVNSDSLFGTGQLPKFGEDLFHTRPLTEQVSDEPLKTLSLIPTAEVPVTNLMRDTITDEADLPVKMTAHTPCFRSEAGSYGRDTRGLIRMHQFDKVELVQIVKPEDSMAALEELTGHAEKVLQLLELPYRKVVLCTGDMGFGAIKTYDLEVWVPAQETYREISSCSNCGDFQARRMQARFRRKGEKKPELLHTLNGSGLAVGRTMVAILENNQQADGRIEVPQVLRPYMNGLTHIGG
- a CDS encoding replication-associated recombination protein A yields the protein MNNFSLDFSADEDFRPLAARMRPVSIEHYCGQQHILGPNKPLRRALEAGHLHSMILWGPPGTGKTTLAEVAANYANAEVERISAVTSGVKDIRLAIEKAREHKLSGRKTVLFVDEVHRFNKSQQDAFLPHIEDGTVTFIGATTENPSFELNNALLSRARVYKLTSLDHADIMAVLKQAIEDPERGLGKVAATFEEEVLERLVDLVNGDARMSLNYLELLYDLADENAQNQKVITLALLAEVAGEKVARFDNKGDMWYDLISAVHKSIRGSNPDAALYWAARMMTAGCDPLYIVRRLLAIASEDIGNADPRAMQVAISAWDCFTRIGPAEGERAIAQAIVYLACAPKSNAVYTAWKQALTDAHNQPEFDVPLHLRNAPTSLMKDMGYGQEYRYAHDEPGAYAAGENYFPEEMANTRYYFPTNRGLEGKINDKLEYLAELDAKSPQKRYQK